In bacterium, a genomic segment contains:
- the gltX gene encoding glutamate--tRNA ligase, with amino-acid sequence MMSVRVRFAPSPSGYLHVGGARTALFNYLFAKRHKGQFILRVEDTDRERSSQESIAAILEGLDWLGIHADEGPFFQSERDEIYAQYLQRLIETGAVYKCFLSKEELDARREALKQAGKTPKYDGREEQLKNQDQDKPFVWRFKVPEGETVIDDQVKGKTTYQNKELEDFVVARTDGTCTYNFVNVVDDLDMNITHVIRGDDHLNNTAKQILLYKALGEALPVFAHVPLILGQDKKRLSKRHGATAVQMYRDMGYLPHAMVNFLVRLGWSYEDKEIFSAQDLEDLFSLDNIGKSAGIFNEEKLIWLNQHYIKEADQSVLQEQVDYFIGIPDERKNTAKGFATLNALRDRAKTTKELAELARFYFHDDLVFFEGVKEKFITPESVKIMAVFREKLEKIETCDHDHIKSIFDETLKELDIKFKFLGQPLRIALTGSPYSPGIMEIVEILGKDRSLQRLKAVGA; translated from the coding sequence ATGATGTCAGTAAGAGTTAGATTTGCCCCCAGTCCTTCCGGTTATTTGCATGTAGGCGGTGCCAGAACTGCCCTTTTTAATTATTTGTTTGCCAAAAGGCATAAAGGACAGTTTATCCTCCGTGTAGAAGATACAGATAGAGAGCGTTCCAGCCAGGAATCCATTGCGGCCATTTTAGAAGGTTTAGATTGGTTGGGCATTCACGCAGATGAAGGCCCCTTTTTTCAAAGTGAGCGTGATGAAATTTATGCGCAGTATTTGCAACGCTTGATTGAAACCGGAGCAGTGTATAAGTGCTTTTTAAGCAAAGAGGAACTGGATGCTAGACGTGAAGCTTTAAAACAAGCTGGAAAAACACCAAAATATGATGGCCGAGAAGAACAATTAAAAAACCAAGATCAAGACAAACCTTTTGTTTGGCGCTTTAAAGTGCCAGAAGGTGAAACGGTAATTGACGATCAGGTGAAGGGTAAAACCACCTATCAAAACAAAGAACTGGAAGATTTTGTGGTAGCCAGAACCGATGGAACATGCACTTACAATTTTGTCAATGTTGTCGATGATTTGGATATGAACATCACGCATGTCATCCGAGGTGATGATCACCTGAACAATACAGCCAAACAAATACTGCTTTACAAAGCATTGGGAGAAGCGTTACCTGTTTTTGCGCATGTTCCTTTGATTTTGGGTCAGGATAAAAAGCGTTTGTCTAAGCGTCATGGTGCTACGGCCGTACAAATGTACAGAGATATGGGCTACTTGCCACATGCCATGGTTAATTTTTTGGTGCGCTTGGGCTGGTCGTATGAAGATAAAGAAATTTTTTCTGCACAAGACTTAGAAGATCTATTTAGCTTGGACAATATTGGTAAATCTGCCGGTATTTTTAATGAAGAAAAACTGATTTGGTTGAATCAGCACTACATCAAAGAAGCCGATCAAAGCGTTCTTCAAGAACAAGTGGATTATTTTATTGGTATTCCAGATGAACGCAAAAATACCGCTAAAGGTTTTGCCACGCTTAATGCTTTGAGAGATAGAGCCAAAACCACCAAAGAACTGGCAGAATTGGCCAGATTTTACTTTCACGATGACTTGGTTTTCTTTGAAGGTGTGAAAGAAAAATTCATAACCCCAGAGTCTGTTAAGATTATGGCAGTGTTTCGTGAAAAGTTAGAAAAAATAGAGACCTGTGATCATGATCATATCAAAAGTATTTTTGATGAAACCTTAAAAGAGCTAGACATCAAGTTTAAGTTTTTAGGACAGCCCTTGAGAATAGCCCTTACCGGCTCGCCTTACAGTCCAGGAATCATGGAGATTGTTGAAATACTTGGCAAAGATCGCAGTCTGCAACGCTTAAAGGCTGTTGGCGCATAA
- a CDS encoding matrixin family metalloprotease, which translates to MPNTQLYLIISIILSSPWAFAFKMISFNGSVARWHNSVVDYVIDSRGSDNFSGGCDSHGPCESERQAINKAFQSWENIDHINLKFNEQSSKTISRTGYNNENSIKWVESNWTSQSFAPSSRVIAVTVQTFKTSNNEILDMDIYANGQYFEWGVINSATERNAGNIMDIQNIFTHEIGHGIGIDHSSENFSEKSTAHYLATMFYASGPGETFRRDLEALDIAAAQHAYNNQSLPKPSVDHISQKSFNLSNQYIYQVNIEGSNFRNTTLVSLKVGIYNDDLQAKIVSQDSDSMLVEFNFLGMPSGTYDLRVANSYQDNDLAIVSDAIVIESPYAAAEEYSNTTDPLADKKACQSNSSPSLIMLLLTVLSMLIIQRKSIRLSHAA; encoded by the coding sequence ATGCCCAATACGCAACTTTACCTCATCATAAGCATTATTTTAAGCAGCCCCTGGGCTTTTGCATTTAAAATGATTTCTTTCAATGGTAGTGTTGCCCGTTGGCATAACAGCGTTGTAGATTACGTGATTGATTCTAGAGGCAGTGACAACTTTAGCGGTGGCTGTGATAGCCATGGACCCTGTGAAAGCGAACGCCAAGCCATCAACAAAGCTTTTCAAAGCTGGGAAAATATTGACCATATCAATTTAAAGTTTAATGAGCAAAGTTCAAAAACCATCAGCAGAACCGGATACAACAATGAAAACTCTATTAAATGGGTAGAAAGCAACTGGACCAGTCAATCTTTTGCACCCAGTTCAAGAGTTATTGCTGTCACCGTACAAACCTTTAAAACATCCAACAATGAAATTTTGGATATGGATATTTATGCCAATGGTCAGTATTTTGAATGGGGTGTCATCAACAGTGCCACTGAAAGAAATGCTGGCAACATCATGGATATTCAAAACATCTTTACCCATGAAATTGGACATGGAATTGGCATAGATCATAGTTCAGAAAATTTTTCAGAAAAATCAACTGCGCATTATTTGGCGACCATGTTTTACGCTTCTGGACCTGGAGAAACATTTAGGCGGGATTTGGAAGCCTTAGATATTGCTGCAGCTCAACATGCTTACAATAACCAAAGCTTACCCAAACCTTCTGTTGATCACATTTCACAAAAAAGCTTTAACTTAAGTAACCAGTATATTTATCAGGTCAATATTGAAGGCAGTAATTTTAGAAACACCACATTGGTTTCTTTAAAGGTGGGGATTTACAATGATGACTTGCAAGCAAAAATCGTTAGTCAAGACAGTGACAGTATGTTGGTTGAGTTTAATTTTTTAGGCATGCCCAGTGGAACTTATGATTTAAGGGTTGCCAACAGCTATCAAGATAATGATTTAGCCATCGTTTCAGATGCAATTGTGATTGAATCACCTTATGCTGCCGCTGAAGAATACAGTAACACCACAGATCCTCTTGCAGATAAAAAAGCTTGCCAATCCAACAGCTCTCCTTCCTTGATTATGTTACTTTTAACCGTATTAAGCATGCTTATTATACAACGAAAATCAATACGTTTATCTCATGCAGCTTAA